The DNA sequence AAAATCTAAAATGTGTTTTTTATATGTAGCCTGATATTGCATGAATACGCTATGATTTTATGAATTGTCCACTTTCGGGATGCCTTGTAACCTCATTCCATTTAAATATGCAGCCATGCATGGCAATATAAACTCCGGCCGCCTTTGTTTGAACAGCACCTAAAGCTAATCCGATGTTAATATCTGCATCAGAGTCGGTAAATTTTTCTGGTCGCATGGCTCCAGTAAGTACAATAACTTTATCAGCTATTTTAGCCAGATCCGAAGCTGTTTCTATCATACTATCAGTTCCATGTGTAATGATAATTTTGTCATCAGAACTTCGCTGAATTACATCAAAAAGCATCTCCCTATCGGCCTTATCCAAGTCCATACTATCCTTTTTAATCAAAGGAAGAACTTCATATTCAAAAGATGGGTTCAGTTTATGGAGAATTCGTTTAATAGCCGGATCACTTATTTCAAATGCATAACCACCAAGGTTTTTAGGGTAATCTTTATCAATAGTGCCTCCTGTTTGAATAAATAGTATTTTCATTTGACCTATTTAACCGGATTCATAACTTTTCCAATAAACAAAATGCTTCCGTTTTCCTTATCGTAAATAACAAATGCAAAAGGACGATTGGCATTAAATGTCATTTTTTCAGGAGGAAAACTTGTTCTTTCAACCATGATAACTGCAGTAGCACCAGCAGCTTCGGTTCCTTCTTCATTTACTTCAACAAATGCCTTATGAATTATTTTGTCAATTTTTAAATCTCTTTTTCCAGTCATGCCTGAAAAATCAGCTAAATCAGAAAAAGCCAAGGGCATGCCCATGTCCGACAAGTGTTTTTCCAAAGAAATGCTATAGGTAAAGCTAAACCGAGGCAGTAACACCTCCATTGCAGAGGCTTTCATAAGACGTTTATGCGCATTGAAATATTCATAATTCAACTCTTTTCCAAAGTCGTTTATCGACTTTCCTTCAGCAGGTAAAAACACCATCATCGCATTTTTCTTTCCTTCATATGGAAGTTCTACTATTTGAACACTGGAGTCTTTATAATGAAGAAAGCGCTCTTTCGGATGATTCATAAATTTTGCCTGAACCGATGAACCATTTTCTAAATAGAAAGGAGCTGTTTCGGTATGCTTTTTATCAAAAGGAATCATCCATTTGCCATAAAACCAGATGGCATTTGTAAGAACTAATCGTGTTAAATCTGAAATTGCATTTTCAGGAATCAGATTTGTTATTTTGTCATTTGTGTTTTCTTCAACCCAATCGTTGATTTGTATCCGCGATTTTTCAGGTTTATTTTTAAAGTCCAGGTACTTTACACCTGATCCATAATACTTTTGGCAAACTTTATAATAGCTGTCGAGTATTCCATATTTTTCCTGAGCCCATAAGGAATTGGCAATTTTCAGTTCCGTTCCTGCATCTGGATCAATGCTATATAAATTATTCATCAAGTTTTTGAAACCTTTATGCACTTGAGGTTGAGATAGCGAAAAATGCAATGTTTTACTCATTTCTCTTTCAGTTTCGGTTTTTGCCCCAGCATAGGTCATAGCCAGTGCAGAAGAAATACTAAATGGGGAGAAAATTGTATTTTTTTTAGGATCATTGATTTGATGAAACAGCTTAAAAGCAAAAGACGAATTTTCATAGATGA is a window from the Bacteroidota bacterium genome containing:
- a CDS encoding serpin family protein; amino-acid sequence: MTKYFSLILIPVFVIFSSCCKKKEAQVVEVEIIQEADVWEHDYIEDDDYDIIYENSSFAFKLFHQINDPKKNTIFSPFSISSALAMTYAGAKTETEREMSKTLHFSLSQPQVHKGFKNLMNNLYSIDPDAGTELKIANSLWAQEKYGILDSYYKVCQKYYGSGVKYLDFKNKPEKSRIQINDWVEENTNDKITNLIPENAISDLTRLVLTNAIWFYGKWMIPFDKKHTETAPFYLENGSSVQAKFMNHPKERFLHYKDSSVQIVELPYEGKKNAMMVFLPAEGKSINDFGKELNYEYFNAHKRLMKASAMEVLLPRFSFTYSISLEKHLSDMGMPLAFSDLADFSGMTGKRDLKIDKIIHKAFVEVNEEGTEAAGATAVIMVERTSFPPEKMTFNANRPFAFVIYDKENGSILFIGKVMNPVK
- a CDS encoding asparaginase, coding for MKILFIQTGGTIDKDYPKNLGGYAFEISDPAIKRILHKLNPSFEYEVLPLIKKDSMDLDKADREMLFDVIQRSSDDKIIITHGTDSMIETASDLAKIADKVIVLTGAMRPEKFTDSDADINIGLALGAVQTKAAGVYIAMHGCIFKWNEVTRHPESGQFIKS